CGCGGAGCACGAGGCAGCCGATTTCGCCGCCGACTTCGCCGGTGAGTTCACGGATCTCCCGGAGATCTCGGACCACCCCGAGGACTCCCCCGAGCTGGCCGCGGCCCGCCGCCGCCACCCCTCGCACCCGGACTTCGTCCCCGTACAGACCCCCGTGGTCACCGACCACGAGCGCACCGTGAGCCGCCTGGAGGAGCTGGCCGATCTGGCCACCGAGCTCACCGATGTGCGGCCGGGCCCGCTGGGGACCCTCGATGTGTACGTCTTCGCCGACGGCACCACGCTCTGCATGACCCCTGGCCACCGCGAGACGGCCGAGCGCCTCGCGGACGCGCTGCGGGCGGGCCGGCAGCCGGTGCTGCTGGGCGGCTCGGGCGTCTCCGGCGCCTACGCGCTGACCTTCTCCTGCGGCGAGGACAACGTCTACATCCTGGCGGACCGCGTCATCGCCTCGTTCTGAGCCTGCTTCCGGCGGACCGGCGGCCAAGCGGCCAGGTCCGCCCCAGGCACCCCCGGGCGCGGGCCCGGCTACGCGAAAGCCCGCGCCGCCGCTTCCTCGACGTATCGCACGGCCTCGTCCAGCTCTCCGGGCGGGGCCGTTACCAGTGCCACGGCCAGATCCCGCCCGGCGACGGCGAGTTGGTCGCCCACGGCGAACACCCCGGCGTCGGGCAGCACCCGCGGCTCCACCCCGGGGCTCTCGAAGCGCTGGGCCCGTACGGCGAGTTCGCGGGCGGCGGCCAGGGCCTCGGCGGCCGCACCGCGCTGGAGGCGGCTCTGCGGGGCCGAGCGCAGCCGGTCGGCGAATCGGTCCACGGCCAGGATCAGAGGCGTCGTATCAAGCACCCGGCCGACCCTACGCGCGCTTCCCGCCCGGCTGCCACGCGCCCTTCCTCAGGTACCGCCGCGCGCCCTTCCTCAGGTACCGCCGCGCGCGCCTGCGCGCCCTCCCCACACGGTCGCCGAAGGGCGAACGCCTGAGCCCGCCGCGCGAGGAGCACGAACTCGTCTGCGGGCACGCCACAGCGATCACCCACGCGTACGACCTCAGGCGGGCCACCCGCAAGCTGCTGCGACCCGCACCCGCCCCCCTGTGCACCGGGAACGCGGAAGGGCCCGCAGGCGCGATGCCTGCGGGCCCTTCCGATGTGGTTGCCGGTCAGTCGTCACCCTGGAGGATGGCGACCAGCCGCAGCATCTCGATGTAGATCCACACCAGGGTCACGGTGAGGCCGAAGGCGGCCAGCCATGCCTCCTCGCGCGGGGCGCCGTAGGCGATGCCGTCCTCGACCTGCTTGAAGTTGAGGGCGAGGATGCACGCGCCGATCACGATGGCCACGATGCCGAAGATGATGCCGAGCGTGCCGCTGCGGAAGCCGAGGCCGTCACCGCCGCCGAAGACGGCGAACAGCATGTTGACCATCATCAGCAGCATGAAGCCGATGGCGGCGGCCATCACGAAGCCGTAGAAACGGCGCGTGACCCGGATCAGACCGGTGCGGTAGGCGATCAGCACACCGGCGAAGACCGCCATCGTGCCGAGCACCGCCTGCATCGCGGCGCCGGGGGCGACGTAGACGCTGACGATGTTGCTGACGATGCCGAGGAAGACACCCTCGAAGGCGGCGTACAACAGGATCAGCGGCGGCGAGGGCCGACGCTTGAACGAGTTCACCAGCGACAGCACGAAGCCGATGATCGCGGCACCGATGGCGACGCCGTAGGCGGTGCCCAGGTTCGCCTGGTCGACCGGCATGACCCACCAGGCGATGGCGGCGGCCACGACGACCAGTCCGAGCGTCATCGCCGTACGCGTCACCACGTCGTCGATGGTCATCGCGTCGGTGCGCGCCGGGGCGCCGGGCTGGGTGCCCTGCTGTGCGTAAGGGTTGGTGGCGTACGGGTTTGCGGCGGTGCCCTGCGCGAACGGGTTGCCGGCCGTCGCGGCGGCCCCGGCCTGCGGCGCCGCGTTGAAGCCCGCGTGGCCGTTGTCGCGGCTGAACCCCCGTCGCGAGAAGACCGGGTTGCTGCTCCTCATCTCACTCCTCCATGGCCACACTGCGCGGCCTTGCGACAAGAGTAATGGGTAGGCAAAAGAACCACCCAGTGCCGGAGGAGGATCTTTGTCACCCCGGCCGTCGCGGGCGGTGGGCCGCCGGCGTACCGGTGCGGGCGCCCCGTTGGCAGAAGCCCACGGAGAGGGCTGCCGGCGTCACGCTCCGTACGCTGCGTGGTGCCCGGAGCCGGACTCGAACCGGCACGCCCCCGAGGGGCAGCGAGGTTTAAGCTCGCCGTGTCTACGTTCCACCATCCGGGCGTGCCGCGCGGCTCCGCGTTGGCAACTGACCCTATCCGGGGGCGTCCCCCGATCAGCGGAACAGTGGCGCGATGTTGTCCTATTTTATTGACCGCTTGAGGGACCGTCAGCACATGGGCGCGGCCTCACCACGCGCCCGCACCGGATACCGCCAGGTAGGACACCGTGACGGAATGACGGAAAGTCGCCGCACCCGTACGGCCCAATGCGCCGGGTACGCGCCATGCCTCGCCAGGGGGTACGCCACCCTCGGGATCCAAGGCGTGGGGGGAGGCTCCCCTTCCGGCTCCGCGGGCGTCCCGGCGGGCCGGGAAGTGGCGGTCACCCTGTGTCACAGCACCGTCCCTCGGATGAAGCGTCAGGGTCGATGTCATACCCGAGGAGGACGGCTCCACCCCTGTGGTGCGACTCAAGGGGGCCACGGGAACGGGCATCGGGAGTGACGCCCCGGGGCAGTCGGGACGTGACGATGGAGTAGTCCCCTAGGCCACGCCGTCAGGGCGGGCCGCGTCATCCCGTATGCGTCCGCATCACCGAACCAGGAGCGTCCCTGTGACCACCACCCCCACCGTTCACCGCGCCACCGCGGTGGCCGCCCGCGCCACGGAGCTGTCGAAGGTCTACGGCGAGGGCGAGACACAGGTCGTCGCCCTGGACCGGGTGACCGTGGACTTCCCGCAGGGCGAGTTCACCGCGATCATGGGCCCCTCGGGTTCGGGCAAGTCGACGCTGATGCACTGCGTCGCCGGTCTCGACAGCTTCAGCAGCGGTTCGGTGCGCATCGGCGACACCGAGCTGTCGACGCTGAAGGACAAGCAGCTCACCCAGTTGCGCCGGGACAAGATCGGCTTCATCTTCCAGGCCTTCAACCTGCTGCCGACGCTCACCGCGCTGGAGAACATCACCCTGCCGATGGACATCGCGGGCCGGAAGCCCGACGCCGCGTGGCTCCAGAAGGTCATCGACATGGTGGGGCTCTCGGAGCGGCTGAAGCACCGGCCCACCGAGCTCTCCGGCGGCCAGCAGCAGCGTGTCGCCGTGGCCCGCGCCCTGGCCTCGCAGCCCGACATCATCTTCGGTGACGAGCCGACCGGGAACCTGGACTCCCGCTCCGGCGCCGAGGTCCTGGGCTTCCTGCGCAACTCGGTGCGCGAGCTGGGCCAGACCGTGGTGATGGTGACCCACGACCCGGTGGCCGCCTCCTACGCGGACCGGGTGATCTTCCTCGCGGACGGTGCCGTCGTCGACCAGATGATGCGCCCGACCGCCGACGGGGTCCTCGACCGGATGAAGGCGTTCGACGCGAAGGGCCGCAAGAGCTGACGCCGGCGGC
This DNA window, taken from Streptomyces griseus subsp. griseus, encodes the following:
- a CDS encoding Bax inhibitor-1/YccA family membrane protein; amino-acid sequence: MRSSNPVFSRRGFSRDNGHAGFNAAPQAGAAATAGNPFAQGTAANPYATNPYAQQGTQPGAPARTDAMTIDDVVTRTAMTLGLVVVAAAIAWWVMPVDQANLGTAYGVAIGAAIIGFVLSLVNSFKRRPSPPLILLYAAFEGVFLGIVSNIVSVYVAPGAAMQAVLGTMAVFAGVLIAYRTGLIRVTRRFYGFVMAAAIGFMLLMMVNMLFAVFGGGDGLGFRSGTLGIIFGIVAIVIGACILALNFKQVEDGIAYGAPREEAWLAAFGLTVTLVWIYIEMLRLVAILQGDD
- a CDS encoding ABC transporter ATP-binding protein, which encodes MTTTPTVHRATAVAARATELSKVYGEGETQVVALDRVTVDFPQGEFTAIMGPSGSGKSTLMHCVAGLDSFSSGSVRIGDTELSTLKDKQLTQLRRDKIGFIFQAFNLLPTLTALENITLPMDIAGRKPDAAWLQKVIDMVGLSERLKHRPTELSGGQQQRVAVARALASQPDIIFGDEPTGNLDSRSGAEVLGFLRNSVRELGQTVVMVTHDPVAASYADRVIFLADGAVVDQMMRPTADGVLDRMKAFDAKGRKS